A stretch of DNA from Panulirus ornatus isolate Po-2019 chromosome 53, ASM3632096v1, whole genome shotgun sequence:
aaagagagaaatgtcAGAAAAAGTCTCATGGAATAGGATAAAGACAGTGCCAGATTTAAGTGAAATACAGTttaaggaggggaaggaaattTTTAGTCAGCTTATAATGGATAAAAGGAGATATGATAATCACCTTTGAATTCCTTGGAAGCCATGTTGTTGACTTTTGATTCAATTCTTTAAATGACAAGATAGCCATAGGACATTAATAGGAAACTTGACAAGACTAATGTCAGGAATTACTTGTGGAAACAGTTCAGCAGCCAAATTTCAGACATGGGAAAAACCAGGGAAGGATGAACTGAATGAAAACACTGGGATATTCATGTCTGTAGGATAGAAATGTGATATTATTAGCTAGTGCTCCACAAGTTTAAAATCCCTCACCCACATATGTGCATGAAGATGAGAATTATTTGCCTTTTGTATAGGTATGGTACGTAGTCGGTACATAGTCATGAAGAAAAATAATCTGTAAACTTTGTATGGTATTttgaaaaattacatatatacatctctTAAAGAAGCAATCTCAAGGCCATATATGATATAACCtgattttttttgcttttctgttATAAAGTCAGCAGAAAAACtgggaggtattctttttcttttttaacatatgCTCATCTTTACTGGAATTTCTGAACAGCAGCATCCaaaatatcaaaaactttttcatataCAAGAGATCTAGCATCAGTGGCCCATAGGAAGTCtaagtgactgaatgcaggatTAGGAACTTTGTAGCATGCTTCAGTGTGGGGTAACATCTCCTGTAGACGATGGACATCCTAGAAATACAAGAAGAGCATTGAATCATGTAACCAAAAGGAATTTATCATTTTCTCTTaagaaattttataggaaaactGTAATTTTCATGTACTTTTGATAAATATATTTCTTGCCAAACTGTTAATAACAGTAACGAGTATGTAACTGAATCTGCCTAGGATGAAACTGAATTCTTATTAGgagaaatattctttcttattcCCCTGGTCCTTTTACATTGACCATATTTTAACTATATATTTCAACTTTTTAGAACATTTTCCCTCTGCAAGTACCTTTTCGCTTGTAAGCCAGTCATTATTTGCCCAAAACATTGTAATGGGAATCTTTATGTTTGTGACATCATACTCAGGGGGCTGTGCTTGACCATAGTGCAATATATTCTTGTTTTTACCCCAGTCATAATGCTGGAACCGGCCTGGAATGTATCAGATCAACATGAGAATCTTCATGCTTTCCGGACTGCATCAGTACAAAATCCAAATACTGTGAACAGAAGTGCCTGTAAATGCAACTAATATacctaagatatctaaaacataatATATGTTGCATTCCTTTTTCATTATAAGGTTTGGAGTGATTTTTGTAAATGTATTTCAAAACTGGAATCAGATTAAGAAACATTCTGAAATTTCAAAGAAAACAGAGAGCACTTACCTGAGTTGAAACTCTGGACAAAATGGAAGAGTGTTTGTGTAGAAGTTCCTGCTGGGTTATGGGATAGGATCACAGGAACCATTTCCTGTCACAGGGTTGGAAAGTCTCAAAATCAGGAGAGGTAATAACATGATAAAATTCATGAAGTATCATCTGAATATAATGGTGATtaagggaagaaggaaaaatttCATTGTTTTTGAAAATGGGGATAATAGGTAACAGTCTACAGTATATGAATGGTGTGACTGGACATGATAACAAGGCATGATGAATACTGTGGAAATGTTTGCTGAAAGGTATTGCAAAGTTTAGTTCATAAACATTTTGAGAAGCAGTAATTGTTTAGGTGTTTAGGTGAGTGAAAGAATTCCAggtgaataagtaatgaaatggaGAGTATATACTTTCAATAGCACTGAAATAAAAATCCCTTGTCTGACATAATTTGATTtttgtataatgaatataattcatttattcattttgttatacttgattgccgtttcccgcatcagtgaggtaatgctaggaaacagacgaagaatggcccatccactcatacacacacacacacacacacacacatatatatatcttttctttctttcatactattcaccatttcccgcatcagcgaggtagcgttaagaacagaggactgggcctctgaggaaacatcctcatccagcccccttctctgttccttccatacatgcatatatacatacatatatgtatactttatatttttttattatacttgattgccatttcccacatcagcaaggtagagatatacatataaatatcagcatatacatatattcatacacatatacatatattcatacacatatacacacatatacatattcatacttgcttgccttcatccattcctggcgctaccccgtcccacaggaaacagcatcactacctcctgcttcggtcaggtagcaccaggaaaacagacaaaaaaggccacattcattcacactccgtctctagctgtcatgtataatgcaccaaaaccacagctccctatccacatccatgccccacagagctttccatgatttaccctagacatttcatgtgccctgattcagtccactgacagcatgttgaccccagtataccacatagttccaattcactctattccgtacatgcacagacacatacatatacatatcactacTTACCTCATCAGCTCTAGATGGGTCAAAGCCTGTTATTAAAAATTGGAGGTTCTCACAAATAGCATGGCTGCTGCAGACACGGTATGGATCCCACAAAGAAATCAATAAACGGTTGGTCATCAGTTCCTGGTCATTTCCAAAAAGCCGCAGTACAAACTGGCAACATTAGAGGAATTTTTTTACTTAGAAACATACCGAGTACATTTTAAGGAAAATCACAAAGAAATGACAATAGGGAAGAAAGGTACATCAgtaaaaaatggttatgttttgcTTGAACATCTTCAAGAGATATACATTGTATTCAAAGGTTTATGTTCTGATTTACACtttgatttattttttgtatttagtATATTCAGTTTATGGGTTACTTACTAGCTGCATTAAACTATCACGCAGTACAGCATTTATACATGACAATCAGAGCTTGCTCTTATATTTTTCAGATGTGGCATAACAGGACTACATTAGAAATTAATGAAATACTGTGTAAGTGAGTTTCAAAATAGCTGAATTTAAAAGGGCAACATTTCAAAAATGACCTATAAACTCACATGTAGGTCATCTACGAGAGGTGCCAAATACTTGATGGGTGAGCTCATGCTGGTAACAGTGGCAACAGGGGCAAGACCCACCATGGAGGCTATCCTGCCTTGGTACTCAGGCTGGGAACTCATCAGAGCAAAGAACACTGTAGTGCCCATAGAATGGCCCAAGTAATGAAGCTTCTCTACCCTTGTCTGCTCCAGCACATAGTCCAGCATGGCAGGCAAGTCATACTGTGCCATCTGATCATAACTGTAGCAAGAAAACTCAGAGGTTTACACCTTATTTTGATAATGACTTTGTTACATTACAGTAAAGTATGAAATTTAGGGTTGACATTTCACACTTTTATATTAGATtggatggagggagaggtcattatctgagagggcaaaaatgggtatgtttaaattATTGTAGTCTCAGTAGTGTTATATGGGCTGTAGGTGAGGATgtacggaagaggatgaatgtgttggaaattatattttgaggacagtatgtggtgtgagaagggttgatcaaataagtaatgacaggataaaagagaggtgtgataataagaggagtatggttgatagacctgaagaggatgtgctgaaatgatttggacatgtagagagaatgagtaaggggatgttgacaaagaggataaatatatatgtcagaagttgaggggacATGGAAAAAGGGAAAGCCAAAGTggaaatggaaggagagagggattgaaattttgagtgcttgggacctcaacatgcaggaggttaaGGGGCATGTACAGGATAGTGATTtagagcgttgtggtatacaggaggcagTGTACtgtcagtggtatatatatattgtttacatgtgtaaaaagatgttttgcatttGGCTCCAGAATAAATAAGAAAGTGAAAATAGAGAAAGCTATAAATTTGATGTACAAATGGGTAAAGAAAACAGTGAAAGTTAGTGATGAAAATTTTGAAGAAATTAGTCATGAAATGGCAAACATTGTAACAGAGATAACCATGTAAGGGACCAAGAGTAAAAGACTATGGTAGTGAATAAGATGTTAGAGGTCTAGAAGTAATCACAAGGAAAAAGCTGGAATTTGGAAATCACATAGAAAATATTGTACTAGTGAATCAGTTAATGAAAGCATTCAGTATAtttaaacaaaactaaatactacAGCGTTTGCATGGTCACCAATAAAACAAGCTGAAATCAATGATATGAAAAGATTCTGGGAAACTTTATAGCAAAATTGAAGGAATGAAACATCTGCACTATAATGAAAGGTTGATTGAACTTGAACTATTTAACTTagaaagaagataaagatatatgataatctatgCATGGCAGCAAAAGGAGGGAATCAAAGAAAATGTTCTAGGACTAAAAATTTCACTGAAATAACTTATTATTTAAATCTACATGAATTCCTTGGAATATACTAAGAAGGCACCAAACAGAAATTAGTTGAGAACTGAACAACAAAGATCAAAAGAATTTTTGATACTTTGCTAAACCAAATGAGAAATAGGAGTAATGAAAACTTTGACAAGAAGTATATTTAAATACAAAGACTGACAGTTATGCGATATAGATGGCAGCAGAGAATGTTGTGAATCAAGTAGCATGTGTGGTTAGTGCTTTGCAGTAGTCCTGTCTTTTTGCAAGCTAGTTCTTAAGTACTCCTGGGTAGGTACATTCTCATATCCAACTCACCTAAAGCTCCAGAAGCGAGGTTCCATATGGGTAAGGTTTAAGTGCCTTCGAGAATAAATGTTGCCTCTGAAGTTGCCCATCCACACATCATAGCCTGCATCCGATAGTAGGTAAGCTGCAAATAGCACAATATTACAGTTAATATTATCTATCATCTACAGAATAGTGTCAATTATAAAGTACTCTCCTTTGGAAAAACAAGTTATggaaattattttcattatcactcaTTATCGTCTAGTATTCAATGATCCAATTTTAAACATCTTAAGTTAATGATACTATTATATTAATTACAGTGCATATCATGCCTAAGAACTGTATTCTCTAGACAGAgtgaaaaaatgaagaaactaTAAAACACTTGTGTAGAGTGCAAAAACTGAAAGGTGCTCTATATGGGGAGCAGAAATTTGAAAGCATCCTGTTTGAAGTATAAAAAGATTGAAAGATATTCAGAGCCACCCAGAGGGAATGAAATTGAAAAGCACACTTTTAAAAGTGTAGAAACTGAAAGGCAGAAGAGAAATGAGAAGGTCCTCTCAGGAGTGAAGAAAATGAATGTTACCCTGCTCTGAAAGTGTAGAAACTTAAAGAAGCCTTGCTTGAAGTATGCAGCATATGAAATACAACCTGTTGTTTTATAGATACTGACGGGTATCCTGTTTGAGGACTGTGAAGAAAGGAAGGTAATATATTGCAGTTTAGGAACTGAGGAAAACCCTATTAAGTGTAGGAACTGAAATGTACAACATTGCATTGTAGAATCTGGCAAACATGCTTCTGTGGAGAACCTGAAAGGCACTGACAAGGAAGTGTATAGCTTGAAAAGCAGCCTGCTTATGATGTAATAACTGACATGCATTCTGATGGAACAGTATACAGACTGAAAAACACAGTTATGGCAGTGCAGAAAGTGAAGGACATTGTATGGTAGGGTGAAAACAAAAACTGTACTATTAGGAAGTACAGAAACTGGAAGCCATCCTGTTAGGGGAGTGTAAAAGATGAAAGCACTGTTGAAACAATATAGAAAATGTAAGACGCACTGTTGGAATAGTCTGATACAATATTGTTACATATTCATAAAGTTTACAAACAAAGTCAGCCTGTTAGAGTAATGAATAAGCTCAAATTTTTCCTAATGGGTTAGTACAGGAATTAAAAAACACCCTGTTGGAGAGTATAGAAACTGACAGGCTTCTTATTACAGTTATAAAGACACTTGAAAGGTATCTTTTGGAGATAGTATAGAGACTTAAAGGCATCTTCTTGGGGCAATGTAAGATATTGAAAGTATGGAATGCACTTTGTAGCAGCAATTTAGAAACTGGAACGATAATGCTGAGATAATCTAGAAACTGAAGATCATCTCATTTTATCACTGCAGATAATATAAAGGTACTCTCTTCAAGTAATGTAGAAACTGAGGCACTCGTTGAGTCTGTAGAGAAATTGACCATACAAATTGTTATAGGAGTGTAGAAAAACTAAAAGAAACCCTGTTGCAGTAATGTACAAAATGAAAGATGGCCTAGTGGGGAGTATAGAGATGAAAGACACTGCTGTGGCACTGTACAAACTGAAACACTGTGGTGGAGAGTGCAGAACCTGAAAGACACACTTTAGAGTATAGAAAACTAGAAATACCTTAAGGATGGTTTGGAAGCTTAAAACAGACTGATTCAGCAGAGTAGAAACTGAAAGACACCTGTTTGGGAAAGTGTGAAAAGTGAAAGATACCCTGTCTGGGACTTGTAGAAAGTGAAAAGACACGATGTTGGGCAGTGTATAAGCTGAAAGATCCACACTTCCACCATCTTAGTAGCACCATATCTCAGTTTCCATGATTTTGATGCCAAATCATCTGCCTTGACAGCAAGATTCAATTAAGTAGGCAGTTGTATTGAGATGATAATCATTCCATATCAGATAACTTCTGTTGCAATCATACCAAAATGATCTTTGAAGCATCTTGTTTGATTGAAACAATCTATCTCACAGAAAATAATGTAGTGCCTTTTAAATGAGGTATATAAGCTCATTAGCTGTATAGATATAATTGGCCTACACTACATAAGACAATTCTGGGTCCTTGACAGTGTTGGAAATAATTTCACATATAAGGGCCTCACAGATAATTTTTAAGTAGTAAAAAATTTATGTAATCAAACTCTTGATGGTGGAAGCTTAAGATAATGTTATTTTGAATATTGGCTACCAAAGCCCCATGAGGATAAGCCTTACTTGCATATTTCCTGTTTGTAATGAGATTACTAAATATCCATTGCTTCATGAGCATATCTTACCAAGAGAGTCTTGCTTTGTGTTTGTATTCCAGTTGTCAGAGGAGCCCATTAACCCATGTTGGAGGAATACCACTTTCTTTGCAACTTCTTGGTCATCTTTTCCATGTGTATGTCTGCTAGGGATCTCTGCTGTGTTTCTAGGGTTGTCCACCTTATCCCAACCCTCTGGCTTGATGTTGTTGCCCTGCCGACTCACAGAATCACTAGTGATGTTGGCGTATGGGTCCAGTCTATTTTTTCTGTTGGAATATGTAATCCTATGCAGTATAAAAGAACATAATTGCATATACAGATCACCAAATATGTCATTCACTTATGACTAAAAGGAATGAAGatgtttttataaaaaaaaaatgaaagtagagCATAGCAGTTGTGAAAGCTGTATGAAAGGTAGTTTTTTATTATCAGTTGAATAAGAttattaaaaaaaacaaattgtGTGCATATATTTATACAGTGTGGAAAATGTTTTAAACTTGTGGGTTTCTGTGTCGAACTTTTTTTTTGATTATCATGCAATTTTTTAAgcttgtgtgtattgtgtgcattcCCAGTTTCTTTGCTTAACCTTCTCAATTCATCCAAAACCTTTTGACATCATTTCTAACatgatttttcttaatttcttgctATAgcctctcattctctttctttgcATTTTTCAAGAAACTCTTCACTGTTGACATTGTCACTTTGATTTTGAAAAATGATAGGTCATAATTGaatctttcttccctcttccatgTTGGAGAAATTTATTAACTAATCTTTCCTCATAACTTAGAAGAAGCTTTCTCAATTCAAATATCACATTTGTTTTTGCCCCTTTTCTTGATCATCTCTCTTTTATCACTATGTTTCTTTAAGTTTGATGACCAAATTAGAGATGCAATTTCTAAATTAGGTTTGATCTATGAATACTTAATTGAACACCtcctaatttgatgctctgtggGTACTCTGTTAACCTCTTAAGCCCATTTAATAAAGAGATTCATGAACCTGTCTCCTTCCACACTATAGTCATACTGGGACTTTCACTGTGAGCCTTCTGCATTACTGTCAATTTCTTGAGTTGAACATCATCAGCCATCTAACTACCTCTGAAGCTTCTTCAGGACCCTTCATAATTTGAAGCATATCTGGTTATTCCTTGCATCTCTTGCAACATTAACATAATCTGCAAATGAGTTCTCACCTCCTAATAAGTCAGTAACAGGAGTCAGAAATAGTAATTGCCCTAAGAATGAATCCTGTGGAACCTCACTGGCCGTCACAGCCAACTAATAAAAGGCTCCTTGGACATGTGTCCTCCATTTTCTCTGAAGGAGTATCCCTCATTCCTATCTaaaattaggttttttttttaactaacctTATTTGTGGGATGTTGTCAGTCTTTTCAGCACAATCCATTCATCATCTCTTGTCAAAAATTAAGTTCTCACAATCATAGAAGTCTAAATGATATTCTGTGCAAGACCTCTTTTCTCAAGTCATGTTGCTTCTTACTTTGGTGGTTTCTCCTTTGCAGTTATGCATCTATTTGATTCcttattatcatttacaatattctacagaccacactcatcagacaTACACATTGCCCTTAGACATTtgaattccaacacatccaccctctactgtatttttttttatctaggacCCATGCCTTGTATTTATACAACACTGCATGGACTTTTATACTGTCAGACATATCCATCTCTGGTCTCACAGATAGTGACCCTTCTTTCCAGCCATTCCTCAACATGCCCAGGACATTTGCCTCCTTACCCACCATAGATAAGTActcatttatcaaccaaccccacaTGGAAGGATTAactgcttgtctggctgtgtgcCAGCATCCCTGTCTGGGACTTGAACCTGCACCTATGAGGTTGATGGAATGCACTGCTAACtgctgtatgtgtatgcatgtttttAGCCTAACCTGATGTTTGCAGAACTGCGGGTGGGATTTCCAAAGGGAGGAATACGGTGTATGGTGAGGATGTAGCCGTCACCTGTCACCACACTGTGCTCCTCTACTAAGTAGCCAGCAGCACGACCCAGGTCAGCCTGTAACACAGATTGTGACATTAGCTTAATTTTTGAATCACAGAAAGTAACAGCAATAAAATGTAGACAGCAGTGTTATCATCTCTTGGTTTTAAGTTCTGACATTTTAGTCTGTTGCCTTATAGGAAGATACTGTAATTAAAGCTTCTTTGCACTGGAAGGAATAACATGAAATCCCAGAGAATGCTGTTGAGAATGAGCATACTCAGCATCAGAGAGAGAATTCTTACTAGAAGCCATCTTGAGAGTTTTAGGAATGTAGATTGGGAAGTTAATATATTTGCTATTTTATGGTCATATTTTACTACTTTTTGAGATGCCTGCTGAGGCATGTTCAAATTTGTAACTTAGAATACTAAAAACTTTAATTTTAAATTTTCCCCCACAGTGGTTTCCAAAAGAAAAGgtacttgttattaccatttTATAATTACCTAGTTGTtatgtatggggagagagttttatatcgCTTGAACATtgtttaccatcatacaactgaaatttatgtatgctgtctgcattaaccatgtccccagtcattctatttcattcatccaccaatgcACATCAGTATTTTTTAAGCTGACCTGATTTGTGTATGGCATAATATGTTTCTAGATCATATTTTCTCAGAATAATGTACCCTGTACAAAAAAAGTATCAGTTTACATTCTGAATATCCAGTTTATTCCAAGTGCTGAACATGGAAAGAGAATTCCAGTCAGTAAAGGTACAGAATATTGTTATGGAAGGTCCCTTGAACTTTATGATTGGTACCATTAGATGTGAGTAGAGAGAAAGGGTCAGAAAAGAGAGATGTTGTTTGATAAAAGAAGTCACAAAGCtaaagatcataagaacataCAACGGACAGCCAACATTTGAAAGCTTTAAGAGAACAAGGATTGAGTATGATGAATGAGAAGGAATGAAACCGTGAAAGATAACTATATGGACAAGGCAAGTGAAGAAtccaaaaactttatgaattatcTGATGTAAGGTTTAAGAGAACAAGGACTGAGTATCCTTGTAGCAGGAGGGAACTgtggatgcatgtcagaggagtctTTTCTATGTAGGCCAAGTCAACCAGTGGCGTGTTACAGGGATCAGCGTTAGGGACACTGTTATTCTTGATCAGTGTTAAAACGTTATATAataagagacaggtcaagaacTGGAACCCTACGAGAATAGAACTTCCTGTAATGTACATACAGGTAACCAGTGGCAGGGAGAGTATGACGTGTATATCTGGTGAATGGATAAGGccgttattcccccccccccccctcccctactttCTCCAGGTTCCCATGTCTCACCCTCCCATCCGGCTACTAGGGCTACCACGCGGACACTTGAACCATGTGAGAGTGCTGGTGTCCTCGAGGACCCTctgtcacaccccccccccccacctcatactTCATGCCCCCACtacccctcctcacccttcacaGCCCTGCCCTTCACAGCTCCACTCTCCTTGCTCCTCACAACTTTTCCTCTCCCGTGACAGCTCCATTCtttactcctcctctctcttcctacacactcctcctcctcatactttgcCAAGTTTTCCACCTACGGACATCTAAGGGTTGGGAaggtcgtccaaatgcctcttccaAAGGATCCTTCACGTCCTAAATTATTACTGACCAGTTATGTACAATGAGAACTAGAATTCGTGTGATCCTATAACCGATCATATGTCAAGTACTGTTTGCGAACCTTGCCTTATCTGTCTTCAACAAGACACAGGAGGAAATGGTAGTATATATTCATTACTGGTAGGGGTAGGGCCTATCATTACTACTGTCAGCACATCATTATTACAGGTATATGTCAGAAACCACCGACCTATCGATAGTATTTAACAACGACACCATCTGCCATAGCTACTTATTAAAACCGACGCCGCTACTACCTATGAACACAACCTGACCTTGGGATTACACGACATGGTCCAACTCTGTGTGACCCTGGTACACCCCCCAAGCTGAGTTCCAAACTCATTCCTCCCAGACCAACTGTTCATTGTTCATGCCTCCCATCTTGTACAGAGTCCTTACTTGAGCGATATCACCCCAGCAGATCTGTCGTCCCACTTGATCTAGATAGTTAAATTGAGAAATAGACCCATGGTCCaagcgagatggtctggccttaaaacTAATTCGAAAAGAAATGTGATGAGGCGTTTTAGTTCAGTCTTATTATCTCCACCAGTTACATGTGTAGCTGTAAACGCTCTCCCACACTCAGACGTACACTAGCTGCAGAGTCAGCGCTCTCCACCAATAAGAAGGGCGGGTAGGGAGGAACCCGGTCAATCGCCTGgcagattttgagggattggccGTAGGCGAGACTCGTACGGTACAACTGTACTTTATTactacatcgaggatgtaaggcatgtgtacgtgtaggaagagaggaaagtgattggttctcagtgaatgtaggtttgcggcaggggtgtgtgatgtctccatggttgtttaatttgtttatggatggggttgttagggaggtaaatgcaagagttttggaaagaggggcaagtatgaagtctgttggggatgagagagcttgggaagtgagtcagttgttgttcgctgatgatacagcgctggtggctgattcatgtgagaaactgcagaagctggtgactgagtttggtaaagtgtgtggaagaagaaagttaagagtaaatgtgaataagagcaaggttattaggtacagtagggttgagggtcaagtcaattgggaggtgagtttgaatggagaaaaactggaggaagtgaagtgttttagatatctgggagtggatctggcagcggatggaaccatggaagcggaagtggatcatagggtgggggagggggcgaaaattctgggggccttgaagaatgtgtggaagtcgagaacattatctcggaaagcaaaaatgggtgtgtttgaaggaatagtggttccaacaatgttgtatggttgcgaggcgtgggctatggatagagttgtgcgcaggaggatggatgtgctggaaatgagatgtttgaggacaatgtgtggtgtgaggtggtttgatcgagtgagtaacgtaagggtaagagagatgtgtggaaataaaaagagcgtggttgagagagcagaagagggtgttttgaagtggtttgggcacatggagagaatgagtgaggaaagattgaccaagaggatatatgtgtcggaggtggagggaacgaggagaaaagggagaccaaattggaggtggaaagatgcagtgaaaaagattttgtgtgatcggggcctgaacatgcaggagggtgaaaggagggcaagtaatagagtgaattggagcgatgtggtataccggggttgacgtgctgtcagtggattgaatcaaggcatgtgaagcgtctggggtaaaccatggaaagctgtgtaggtatgtatatttgtgtgtgtggacgtatgtatatacatgtgtatgggggggggggttgggccatttctttcgtctgtttccttgcgctacctcgcaaacgcgggagacagcgacaaagtataataaaaaaaaaataaaatatcttcTATTATCATTAGTCATCAATCCCTGACCTAATTTACTATATGGCAAGGTATAATGGGTTCCACACATCCCTACTAACCCCCTGCGATCAACAGGGACAATCACAGTGTTATACTGGACATGATACAAATATACAATGATCTGATGAAGTTTGGTTTGTTGTAAAAGTGGTATTTGAATTGATCATGAGCATGATTTATTGTcaaatgaacgaaaaaaaaaagttcggttATACATCCTGCTAAGTTCACAAATTATTATATTTCAGTTCACTGGAATCCCTGTGTGAAGGCAGACGGTTATCTATCAGCaaaatagagtaaactggaattcTCTGATACATGGGGTAAGTAAAAGAACAAAATGAATAGCAGGGGCTCAGAATGCTACCTAGGGTTATTCCTACACCGAGCCTACTAGCAGGGCTGTTCATTGCATCTGTCGTAAGGGttaggtgcagagagagagagttagaagaGTGACTCCTAGTTGTATATTTAATTTATATAGAGATACGTATCGTTGCCGGGGAAAGAAAAGGTAAAACCAGTGATTGGGATTCTTAATGCTTTGC
This window harbors:
- the LOC139765167 gene encoding gastric triacylglycerol lipase-like; the protein is MSWAVLAMLTVAMAAAGTVALPPRAPRQTSLMSGIVNMLLRSSTTNTQTEDTADLGRAAGYLVEEHSVVTGDGYILTIHRIPPFGNPTRSSANIRKNRLDPYANITSDSVSRQGNNIKPEGWDKVDNPRNTAEIPSRHTHGKDDQEVAKKVVFLQHGLMGSSDNWNTNTKQDSLAYLLSDAGYDVWMGNFRGNIYSRRHLNLTHMEPRFWSFSYDQMAQYDLPAMLDYVLEQTRVEKLHYLGHSMGTTVFFALMSSQPEYQGRIASMVGLAPVATVTSMSSPIKYLAPLVDDLHFVLRLFGNDQELMTNRLLISLWDPYRVCSSHAICENLQFLITGFDPSRADEEMVPVILSHNPAGTSTQTLFHFVQSFNSGRFQHYDWGKNKNILHYGQAQPPEYDVTNIKIPITMFWANNDWLTSEKDVHRLQEMLPHTEACYKVPNPAFSHLDFLWATDARSLVYEKVFDILDAAVQKFQ